The proteins below come from a single Anolis sagrei isolate rAnoSag1 chromosome 8, rAnoSag1.mat, whole genome shotgun sequence genomic window:
- the SPATA2L gene encoding spermatogenesis-associated protein 2-like protein isoform X2, with protein sequence MSPSAALQEEYGRCLERDFRRGHTGVCADQSLKELLWHHLLADPDLHQALRGEDTLATLATALRGHLDLGAALRNLAKAFEVLELAAINLYFFPWRKEFGTIKTFSGVYVHVLQGILPEADLARSFRRLGYVPRDGLRLALAQLPPGPALLGAACGFFAARVECEILGKMVQELEPCLPLPEDLLRARRESAGSLEACVAKLRSLVRRPAGKGGPPEPPEGVDLYQEGPEEPLAGGRLAPLPLCERGATRGPWEQQPWSPPLEDRNKGDSEESYGNGIPDPEDPSLETAFSFISLRRELSRAAETDSSAQPLSRFLPPGAPFESTSFQGMSDLASPPSRPPRSPQLSPLVARRPQPLGAGPPCYHLHSCLFPGALPASCCNTCRSLHGSGCDIAQLCRGKSHDLEELQTMKQQRLWLQRTEVDKLLHDGGGGGGGPWQ encoded by the exons ATGAGCCCCAGCGCGGCGCTGCAGGAGGAGTACGGCCGCTGCCTGGAGAGGGACTTCCGCCGCGGCCACACTGGTGTCTGCGCTGACCAGTCCCTCAAGGAGCTGCTGTGGCACCACTTGCTGGCTGATCCTGACCTTCATCAGGCCCTTCGGGGGGAGGACACTTTGGCCACATTGGCCACCGCCCTCCGCGGACACCTGGACCTCGGGGCCGCCCTCCGGAACCTGGCAAAGGCCTTCGAGGTTCTAGAGCTGGCAGCCATCAACCTCTACTTCTTCCCTTGGCGGAAGGAGTTCGGTACCATCAAA ACCTTTTCCGGCGTCTACGTCCACGTCCTGCAAGGCATTCTGCCGGAGGCTGACTTGGCTCGGAGCTTCCGCCGCTTGGGCTACGTCCCGCGGGACGGCCTCCGCCTAGCCCTAGCTCAGCTTCCTCCAGGGCCTGCCCTGCTCGGGGCCGCATGTGGCTTCTTCGCTGCCCGTGTGGAGTGTGAGATCCTGGGGAAGATGGTGCAGGAGCTGGAGCCGTGCCTTCCGTTGCCTGAGGACCTGCTCAGGGCCCGGAGGGAATCCGCTGGCAGTTTGGAAGCCTGCGTGGCCAAGCTCCGAAGCCTAGTGCGACGGCCGGCAGGGAAGGGAGGCCCCCCGGAGCCCCCTGAAGGGGTTGACCTCTACCAGGAGGGTCCTGAAGAGCCCCTTGCAGGTGGGCGATTGGCCCCGCTGCCCCTCTGTGAACGTGGTGCAACCAGGGGCCCCTGGGAGCAGCAGCCATGGAGTCCGCCACTGGAGGACAGGAACAAG GGAGACTCGGAGGAGTCCTACGGCAACGGCATCCCGGACCCCGAGGATCCCTCCCTGGAGACGGccttctccttcatctccttGCGGCGGGAGCTCAGCCGGGCGGCAGAGACAGACTCCTCCGCGCAGCCTTTGAGCCGGTTCCTGCCGCCGGGCGCCCCCTTTGAGAGCACCAGCTTCCAAGGAATGAGCGACCTGGCCTCCCCCCCATCGAGGCCGCCCCGGAGCCCCCAGCTCAGCCCCCTTGTCGCACGCCGGCCCCAGCCCCTGGGCGCCGGCCCTCCTTGCTACCACTTGCATTCATGCCTCTTCCCTGGAGCCCTGCCGGCCTCCTGCTGCAACACCTGCCGCTCACTGCACGGCTCTGGCTGTGATATTGCCCAGCTCTGCCGGGGGAAGAGCCACGACCTGGAGGAGCTGCAGACCATGAAGCAGCAGCGGCTCTGGCTGCAGAGGACTGAGGTGGACAAACTGCTGCatgacggaggaggaggaggaggagggccctgGCAGTAG
- the SPATA2L gene encoding spermatogenesis-associated protein 2-like protein isoform X1 — MSPSAALQEEYGRCLERDFRRGHTGVCADQSLKELLWHHLLADPDLHQALRGEDTLATLATALRGHLDLGAALRNLAKAFEVLELAAINLYFFPWRKEFGTIKTFSGVYVHVLQGILPEADLARSFRRLGYVPRDGLRLALAQLPPGPALLGAACGFFAARVECEILGKMVQELEPCLPLPEDLLRARRESAGSLEACVAKLRSLVRRPAGKGGPPEPPEGVDLYQEGPEEPLAGGRLAPLPLCERGATRGPWEQQPWSPPLEDRNKQGDSEESYGNGIPDPEDPSLETAFSFISLRRELSRAAETDSSAQPLSRFLPPGAPFESTSFQGMSDLASPPSRPPRSPQLSPLVARRPQPLGAGPPCYHLHSCLFPGALPASCCNTCRSLHGSGCDIAQLCRGKSHDLEELQTMKQQRLWLQRTEVDKLLHDGGGGGGGPWQ, encoded by the exons ATGAGCCCCAGCGCGGCGCTGCAGGAGGAGTACGGCCGCTGCCTGGAGAGGGACTTCCGCCGCGGCCACACTGGTGTCTGCGCTGACCAGTCCCTCAAGGAGCTGCTGTGGCACCACTTGCTGGCTGATCCTGACCTTCATCAGGCCCTTCGGGGGGAGGACACTTTGGCCACATTGGCCACCGCCCTCCGCGGACACCTGGACCTCGGGGCCGCCCTCCGGAACCTGGCAAAGGCCTTCGAGGTTCTAGAGCTGGCAGCCATCAACCTCTACTTCTTCCCTTGGCGGAAGGAGTTCGGTACCATCAAA ACCTTTTCCGGCGTCTACGTCCACGTCCTGCAAGGCATTCTGCCGGAGGCTGACTTGGCTCGGAGCTTCCGCCGCTTGGGCTACGTCCCGCGGGACGGCCTCCGCCTAGCCCTAGCTCAGCTTCCTCCAGGGCCTGCCCTGCTCGGGGCCGCATGTGGCTTCTTCGCTGCCCGTGTGGAGTGTGAGATCCTGGGGAAGATGGTGCAGGAGCTGGAGCCGTGCCTTCCGTTGCCTGAGGACCTGCTCAGGGCCCGGAGGGAATCCGCTGGCAGTTTGGAAGCCTGCGTGGCCAAGCTCCGAAGCCTAGTGCGACGGCCGGCAGGGAAGGGAGGCCCCCCGGAGCCCCCTGAAGGGGTTGACCTCTACCAGGAGGGTCCTGAAGAGCCCCTTGCAGGTGGGCGATTGGCCCCGCTGCCCCTCTGTGAACGTGGTGCAACCAGGGGCCCCTGGGAGCAGCAGCCATGGAGTCCGCCACTGGAGGACAGGAACAAG CAGGGAGACTCGGAGGAGTCCTACGGCAACGGCATCCCGGACCCCGAGGATCCCTCCCTGGAGACGGccttctccttcatctccttGCGGCGGGAGCTCAGCCGGGCGGCAGAGACAGACTCCTCCGCGCAGCCTTTGAGCCGGTTCCTGCCGCCGGGCGCCCCCTTTGAGAGCACCAGCTTCCAAGGAATGAGCGACCTGGCCTCCCCCCCATCGAGGCCGCCCCGGAGCCCCCAGCTCAGCCCCCTTGTCGCACGCCGGCCCCAGCCCCTGGGCGCCGGCCCTCCTTGCTACCACTTGCATTCATGCCTCTTCCCTGGAGCCCTGCCGGCCTCCTGCTGCAACACCTGCCGCTCACTGCACGGCTCTGGCTGTGATATTGCCCAGCTCTGCCGGGGGAAGAGCCACGACCTGGAGGAGCTGCAGACCATGAAGCAGCAGCGGCTCTGGCTGCAGAGGACTGAGGTGGACAAACTGCTGCatgacggaggaggaggaggaggagggccctgGCAGTAG